In Dysidea avara chromosome 3, odDysAvar1.4, whole genome shotgun sequence, a single window of DNA contains:
- the LOC136248427 gene encoding uncharacterized protein: MISVEKPDIIILTEVIPKAQSNSIPLSQLAIPGYNFYVNFDYNASDLGKSGKRGIIVYFSIAFSTKQIIFSNSLFEEYLLAELILPDNISLTLGGIYRSPNASKAESTKLLSDFIQKVCDRQPSHLLLVGDFNYNDISCETLTVNDSSSAPQSSEEFLEVLSTCALCQHVSEPTSFKHGVSPSLLDLVITNEEGMISNLNYLPPLGKSDHLCLQFSFNLVTPDANLDYIKCNLNAGDYDMLRSEVTNINCEDMMNMTMDAAWQYFFTKFDVAIKRSVPLTSSKPKFKNVYTNKDVIRLSKKKRSLWNEYCTLSTLDYNRFAKVRNDLRSLTRRLKSDYEENLVSNIKTNPKVFWK; encoded by the coding sequence ATGATAAGTGTTGAGAAACCTGAtattataattcttactgagGTGATTCCAAAAGCACAATCTAATTCTATACCCTTGTCTCAGTTGGCAATTCCTGGATACAATTTTTATGTAAATTTTGACTATAATGCATCTGACTTAGGTAAATCAGGTAAAAGAGGTATCATAGTGTATTTTTCTATTGCTTTTAGTACTAAACAGATTATATTTTCGAACAGTCTATTTGAGGAATATCTTTTGGCAGAGCTTATTTTACCCGATAACATTTCCCTTACTCTTGGGGGTATATACAGAAGTCCTAATGCTAGTAAAGCTGAAAGTACCAAATTGCTTAGTGACTTTATTCAGAAAGTGTGTGATAGACAGCCATCACATCTGTTATTAGTGGGAGACTTTAATTATAATGATATCAGTTGCGAGACATTAACTGTTAATGATTCAAGCTCTGCTCCCCAGTCTTCTGAGGAGTTCCTAGAAGTATTATCTACTTGTGCATTATGTCAGCATGTCTCTGAGCCCACTAGTTTCAAACATGGAGTGTCACCATCATTGTTGGACTTGGTAATAACTAATGAAGAAGGTATGATTTCCAATTTGAATTATCTACCCCCTTTAGGCAAAAGTGACCATTTATGTTTACAGTTTAGCTTTAATTTAGTAACACCTGATGCAAACTTGGATTATATTAAATGTAATCTTAATGCTGGTGATTATGACATGCTTCGGTCTGAAGTAACAAATATTAATTGTGAAGATATGATGAATATGACAATGGATGCAGCTTGGCAGTACTTTTTTACTAAATTTGATGTAGCTATTAAACGTTCTGTTCCACTAACTAGTTCTAAGCCTAAATTTAAGAATGTTTACACAAATAAAGATGTTATACGATTAAGTAAAAAGAAAAGGTCACTTTGGAATGAGTATTGTACTCTCAGCACTTTGGATTACAATAGATTTGCTAAAGTACGTAATGATCTTCGTAGTTTGACTCGAAGGCTGAAGTCTGATTATGAAGAAAACCTTGTTTCAAACATCAAAACAAATCCAAAAGTATTTTGGAAATAA